In Mixophyes fleayi isolate aMixFle1 chromosome 3, aMixFle1.hap1, whole genome shotgun sequence, the genomic stretch ACATGGCACACTCATTGGCTTATTGGCTGCAAGGTAATATTAACTGAATTTTAAACTCAACTCGCATCGCTTAGAGCCTTGCATCAATGATTCCCAAAATTCAAAACCTGTCTTAAACTAACCTTCCTGACCATCTGCCCAAGTCCACCAACTCCTTTCTAAAAAGGCTGCTAAAACCCTTCAGTGGCTCCATCAAAAATATCATGAATGGGGAGATTGACCAGATAGACTCCTAGCACAAAAACTGAGAGATGTGGTGTTTCCTAGGCCCGACCAGGACCCTCAATCATGTAGTAACTGCAGGCCTGTATCGCTTCTAAATGTAGACCTTAAACTGTTTGCAAAACTCCTCACCAAGCGCCTGAACTGAATGATTACCTCTCTGGTCGATCTGGACAAGGCTTCAGATAATACGCAGCGTGCTATTGACCTGACTCACGTCTCTGACTTGCGTGGCACACCCATCCTGCTCCTGGCTttggatgcagagaaagcattcgACAAGGTGGGGTGACCCTATATGCAACATACTCTGGCAGCTATGGGCAAGGGGGGTCCCTTCCTTCACGGTGTAGCATCCTTGTATTACAACCCAACTGTTCTGGCCAATGACCTTCAACCTTCAATCCTCTCCCTTCACAATTCAAAATGGCACTCGCCAGGGCTGCTCACTTACCGATTTTTCTTTTGTACACTTATCCAGATGGTCTGTTTTGTTATATATGTCTGGCTTCTTAGTTTTTTCCTATTGTCTTGCATTCCCTTttataaaacccaataaaaatttgtttacttaaaataaaaagcatatcCGTAGACTTTCGATGGGTAAATTAAGTACACAAGCTAAACACATAGCTACCTTCCGGTATCCGGATTTTATTGGTGGTTCTGATGACAGGATAATGCCTCCACCAGGTCCTGATTAAGGGTTAAGATTGTATTAGGCTAATATACTCGTAGCGCCCCCtcgccttccatgccaggctaatatgcAGTAAAAATAACACTAACTTGTCCTTGATTTAAAATTTGTCTTCCTTCATCTCCCTCCCATCAATGTTTATGTTGCcgtgttttcgaaactcagctccacttggctttttaaaagggtcacagtaatctttgtcactcattttgttttcattaaaattaaaACTGTACAGAGGAACAGAGCCATGAATAAGGGTGAACATATGGAGGTGGGAGGGGACTGTAACACCTGTGCTTGTcttcatccttgtctctcctgctCACTTATGCTCAAGCGCTCGCCCAAGGATAACTCATTCCCCGCAGCCTtgccatgggaatacatcaataTTAAAACCTTAATTCCTTTTTAATTTAGGTTTTCTTTTAACTTTGGCAAACAAtaattctctaatattttaaaattaactttaaaCTTTACCCCATGACTGGGGTAATAGTGCAAGTACAGTTTAAATTCTAATGCAAACATCTTACCTCTGTCCTGGAAAGTGTTTTGACCTGATAATGACTGTATTTTTATTCTGATTATCTGCAGAATACCAATTCTCTTTCTGTATGCTGGATGCAAATCTCAGCAGCTACTGTTATTTTATATGGTGAAGAAAAGTATATTATGTTTATAAACTACACTAGAATAACAGTGTACACCGCTAATGACTCTGCAACAAAATGCCAGACGTTGGCAACTATGTAATAACTGATATTGTACACACGTATCCAATGTATAGCATAGTGACAATTATCTTGCTAGCAGGTAACTAATGAGCATTTCATTACATTAAATCATCAAATATACTTGTAATTGAATGAAATTCTAAGCAAGGCACTGCCCTCTTTCTGTAAATCACTATATATAATTGCATTGTTCCTTTGCCAATATTTCCCCCAGTTTATGAACTATTTATAAAAGCAGCAGGCTAAAGATCTGAGCACTACACATGCAATgggcaaaataaataaactttagtcatttttaatacatatgagcaAACTGTTTCAGAGGTTTATGGAATGCAACCAGTCCAATCTTTTTACAGAGAAAAACGTACCTCAGAACAAGTTTAACAAGaatgttaaaaaagaaaattatgagATTGAAGAAGAAATTGTAATGAATTATCTGAATGCAGTGTataaaacgcatatggctaatgtccttttccttcacgcaccttaccaacctttgtactttaaaagtgttacttaatctaatgaaataaagacacagacacgtatagctactttggcaaaaggtcgcagtttttattaatcataaaccaattaaatgaaagtcacctggtggtggcgagagcaaactgcagtcaactaaacaactaatcatctaaccaaatactgcaatgcccaaatggcattcaaactaaaccaaggaatactcccttaacattggccggtgttaaacaggcgtcagcatgactgctcccctctgaactcaacattgacggccacgcaaagcacgccaagggatcctccactcagaaggatcaagagtaatgttacttgaaaggggcagtgacgtgcggccaaatatcctaaccaccgttgtgactagtcattgactgcactgctctcccaccaactgcgcctcctctgtaaaaaAGATTGTTAAATCAAACAATAACTAGCTGGGCGGGAGGGAGGCATCAGTGAAATCACAGGAAGGAAAGgtctagaagcccatgggagtttctaatgaggtgactgaaaccactccccatggattctattggctgggactaaaacaactttaacccctaatgggtaaggacctgaaaaacataatccatgcattttaagtgccctcagctaaaatggcttcacttaacataaaacgcatatggctaatgtccttttccttcacgcaccttaccaacctttgtactttaaaagtgttacttaatctaatgaaataaagacacagacacgtatagctactttggcaaaaggtcgcagtttttattaatcataaaccaattaaatgaaagtcacctggtggtggcgagagcaaactgcagtcaactaaacaactaatcatctaaccaaatactgcaatgcccaaatggcattcaaactaaaccaaggaatactcccttaacattggccggtgttaaacaggcgtcagcatgactgctcccctctgaactcaacattgacggccacgcaaagcacgccaagggatcctccactcagaaggatcaagagtaatgttacttgaaaggggcagtgacgtgcggccaaatatcctaaccaccgttgtgactagtcattgactgcactgctctcctaccatagCTGGTACCCTTTAACGGGTTCCCAGCCCGCCACCACGAGCACAAAACCACGAACCTAATTGCTCATAGATCTCCCTGATGAAAAACCCCATCCCCTCTTTATTCAAATGAACACCGTCCGGCCGGAACAGGTGTGTATTATCCGCCTTAATGGATGGGTGGAAAATTTCTACCCCCCccaattctctaaccagtttccccgtaacactattaatttttcttaataatctaGTAAGCGTAGAGGGGCGAATGGGAAACCTCCAGTATAAACGAGGGACAATGTTGGACCAACAAATCCCAATTGTAGGCCATCGTGCCCGAATAGCACGTAAATCTTCTCTAATGCTTATTATGAGGGCCAATGATTTAGTCTTCCCCACATCATTCCCCCCAAGATGCAAAACAATAATATCAGGATGTTGTGATTTTGCCAATTCCTCTTCTAACCAAGACAACAGGAATGGCCAGCAAAggcccctcttccccatccattTTATATCCACCGGGCATGGGAAATTAGACCACTCATTCGCCAAATGATGTTTTGAAGCCCAATACACAAATGAGTGTCCCATTATCCAAATGTTTATCTTCAGGCCTGTAAACCGAAGATAGAAAGAATTGGTGATCTGGAGTAGtaacaaatattccaaaatattcctGGAATATAAACCAGGGACAACACAGGCCCTGTAACCTTTACTTTTTTCCTCCTATATGCATACATAACACCAAGACACACCAGCTCTGAAGAGCAATGACCCTGACCCCTGCATACTTTAAACAAATTGTCCATATTTGCAACCAACCGCAAAGGTTTAATACCAACTTCGTATGAAAATgtgggacagggggggggggggagaatggaccaACCAACCGGTTTATATGACTAAATATATGATAGAACTGCTTATCTAATAGCCCAGAAGACTAATATGGCCAATGATGAATAAAATTGCTTAAGCTAAAGAGAGGGGAACTACGTATGTGAGGCTATAAATGCCAACCTATTAGACTTATATTTTAAGGGGGAGGGGGCACTAATAACAGTATTACCTTTACCAATCTGATGAGGTGAATTGATGAATATATATGCTCAATGGGAATACGATATGACGCCTATACGTGCCTTGAAAACATACCAACCTTTAAAGGTTAAACAGGAGGTGGGAAATAAGTCATGGTTTACCGTATGTTACACCAACATGACAATATATTAATTCTATGGTTCTATGCCCGACTACCAACCACTGCGTGATTTATGATACAGACATGCAAACATACCAACCAATCATGGTTTAACATAAGCTATGAGGTACCAACCCAAAACGATTTAACACCCCTAGGCGGGAAATGTCACCAACCTAAACAGGTTTAATCAGATAAGAAAGTAAAGGAACGGTaacccagatgaaggtgaaccaacccaaaaaaccccggaggctcaccactaatcaggccttaatccgtaggagaaattgggaaaaaatccctccatgcccccgttgaacacggcaagcagctctcgccctggattaccgaggaagggggggggggaagagtaaggaggaggggggataagaaccagaaagataaaagtaaagcaagagAACCAAGTATAGACAATAGAGAAATAACATATGCAAAACATGAGCATATAATTGCCTTAAGGTCTAATGTACCTTTTATAATTATCGGACTTCCATCGCCCCAACAATTTAATATCGGGTACGGAGGCCCCTCCCATGGCAGCAGCTGTAGCTGCTCCAATACGGAACGAGTGCGTTccataaaattttgggtctaacccCACCTTTATCACTGcacttttaaaaatggcattaaactgAAACTTGGACAAAGGAGACCCATCCATGTGTGCTAGCCAAGCCTCGCTATCCTTAGGCCTTATTCCTGAAAATTTATTACACCAAGCCACCGGACATATACTCGTATCATTGCAAGGGGACAAGGTGACCCAATGACCCCTACTAAACTGATCCGTTTTGGATCGTGCAATTTTTATGGAGACCTGCGTACTAGCAACTAAAGTATATTTTCCCAAAAGGGCTGTACCTAGGGAAACTCTCGATTTAGCCACAAGTTCGCTAATTCTAAATGCTCCGTGAAACGCCATAGAAAAAGCTGTGCTGAATAAAGTGGACTCATAGGAGCTAGAAGTGACCTCCGCAAGCGACATAATCAACTGCCTAAGCAAGGGAACCGTAATGGGACGCCTAGAGTCAGGAACCGAAGGGCGGGTTCTAGCCCACCCTTTCATAgccttggaaataataaaacctcttgTGGGATCAACTTTTGAATGTAATTTGGCCATAAAAGAAATGCCTGCTAATGCTGAGGCCATAGCCGCCTTTTTAACACCCGTGTTATATCTTTCCCACATAAACTCTAAAATCTCCTCCGCCTGACCTGATGTACTTGGGGCCCTGGATTGTAAGAAAGCCTCCCACTGACTCCACGCTGACTGATACGCACGTCTTGTGGATTGCGCCAAGGATGACTCCGCCAACTCGATCATTCCGACTCGACCCACTGCCATGCATAGAAAGGACAAGGGATGCCGGTTAATTGAGCCAAAGGAGCTAGCTCCCTAAAGCGGCGCCATTGGAAACGCGAAAGCGCATCTGCCACCTTATTCACCTCTCCGGGTACATGTCTGGCCtggaaaattatatcattttccaAACATTTCAGAACAAGTCTACGTAAAAGGTTCACTGCCGGCAATGACGTAGCGCTTTGGCGATTTATTGCCTGCACAACTCcaaggttatcacaccagaaaacaacATTCTGGCCCGCTAACCTATGACACCATAGATCAATGGCTAAAACTATTGGGAATAACTCTAAAACCAGCAAATTTGCCACCAAACCGCTCTGACGCCACCCCTCAGGCCAAGGAGCTGCACACCACTCGTCCTGAAAAATGGCCCCAAAACCATTCGCCCCAGAGGCATCTGTGTGTAATTCCAACAAAACATTCGAGACTTGTCTCTTAGGCCATATCCGCACTCCATTGAAAGACTGCAAGAATTTGGCCCATACTCTCAAATCTCCCTTTATTTCCGCCGATAGGCGTACTCTGGCATGAGGCCTTTTTAAGCCTGATGTGGCCATTtgcaattttctagaaaaaatacgtcccatcggtatcaccctgcatgcaaaattg encodes the following:
- the LOC142143913 gene encoding uncharacterized protein LOC142143913, producing the protein MPQGWIRGRVRPHMAHNVSFQPMLSSQLHTPSPPQVGPPIQYNFISPIQAANVPLQRLPYSDSINVGGHPSALVQSGSFQQSPNTTLSPWARPAVAQVEAPHGNLPPWSLPYPPPNPDRVQRPMQNWMAPYPPPYVSSYGHASNASITNIPVPDLNSSPFGFGSSQDLARPPAPGFSFGTPVPIESLNSISGVRVNQSFVSEVANIHSVSVTAVSGGGAAAPLPEVITVTGSSALQTEPAGDSASREETSTQALALPGTSAQSVGRVGMIELAESSLAQSTRRAYQSAWSQWEAFLQSRAPSTSGQAEEILEFMWERYNTGVKKAAMASALAGISFMAKLHSKVDPTRGFIISKAMKGWARTRPSVPDSRRPITVPLLRQLIMSLAEVTSSSYESTLFSTAFSMAFHGAFRISELVAKSRVSLGTALLGKYTLVASTQVSIKIARSKTDQFSRGHWVTLSPCNDTSICPVAWCNKFSGIRPKDSEAWLAHMDGSPLSKFQFNAIFKSAVIKVGLDPKFYGTHSFRIGAATAAAMGGASVPDIKLLGRWKSDNYKRYIRP